The sequence ATCACCAATGCGCAGGCCGGCTCGAAGGCCGGCTGGACGCCCTATGACGGCAAGCAGGTCATCGGTTGGCCAATCGGCACCATCATTCGCGGCCGGCGCGTGATGTGGGAAGGCGAGATCGTCACTCCGGGCCAGGGCAGGGCAGTGGAGTTTTCCGAGGCTTTGTCGGCTTAGCCTTCCTTACTCTCCCTTGCGGAGGTAAGCCCGCTCAATCTCCCGCGACGAAAAATGTCCACTGCCCGGCGGGCGTGATGCCGACGCGATAGAAAATATAGGCGCCGAACTGCTTCATGTCGTCGAAATCGCCTGCGGTGACGATCTTGAACAGTTCGACCCGCTGCTTGGCGTCGAGCTTGTCCAGCGGCAGCGCGAAGAAATACGGCCAGACATAGAGTTCCTGCGGTGTTCCGGCGTCGACATGGACATAGCCGGCGCTGAGCACTTCCTCCAGGATGGCCAGGATCTCCTGGCCGTCAGGGTCGCCGGACAGCCCTTTGAGGAAGGCGATGGCGTCGCCGTCGATGTCGGCCAGCGACAGCTGGGTCATGCTGTCGCCCTTGCCGATCAAGGGCCGGAGCTTTTCGATGTCGCCGCTCTTGCAGGCTTCGATGATCAAATCATGCATGCGCCGCACGGGCTCGGGCAGCTTGCTGAGATCGTAGACCACCTCGGGCAAGGGCGCTTCGGGATCGACTCGCGGCCTGTTGGTGCCGCCATCGGATGGGCTCTCGGGCTCCGCGGCGTCCGGAGCGGTCGGCTGCTGGCCGGTCGAAGGCGGCGTTCCCGCCGGGTCAGGCATGGGAATCGCGCCGCCGGGCGAAATGTCGTCATTCGTCGACGGTGTGACAGGCGAGGGAAGCTCTTCGCGCTGGATCTCGCTCAGCGCATAGGCCGGGCTGCTTGCCAGGCACGTCACAAAGGCAATCGTGGCACAGCAAGTGGCGAGGCGGATGTAGAGGACCAGGCCCTTCGGCCCGCCTGACATCGGAAAATTCACTGCCCGTATCTCCTTGGCTCCCGGGCATGATGCCCAAACGGCACTCGATCGTCAAAGAACCGGATATCGGTTCAGTGCCGCAGCCGCTCGGGTTCGAAGGCGCCAGCAATCACCTTTTCACGCATGCGGTCGAGCAGGGCAAGGGCCGATGTCTCGCCGTTGGCGCGCAGCATTTCACCGAATGCGGTCTCAAGCGCCGCCTCGGCAATGATCTCGGGCTCGATGCCGGCCGAAAGGCCTTCCGCCCAGGCTTCGCTGTGGCTCTCCACCGCCGTCAGGCGCTTCTCTTCCCTGACCAGCGCGTCGATGTCGTTGGCAGCTTGTTCCATAAGCGATGTCCACCCTTTCAAGCGGCGATCCATCCGTGCGGATCAGGCTTGATCTGTTCCGTTACACGCAGCCTCAAGTAAGTATCTGTAAATACGACATTTTTTTGATCGTCTTTTACAGAGGCGGCTGCATTTGGCGAAGCTGCGTTTCAACCCGGATCAAACTTAGCCGATTAGACCGGCCTGCGGGGCGAAAACCTTCAGTTTGAGTTAATTTCGCATTCGCGCGGTAACGTTTGATTAACGCTGTTGCAGAAGCGCAACATCAGGATTGCACCAAGACACAGACCGGTACAAGCCGGATTTGATCGACATGGCCAGCGACGGGCCGGATATCTGTTGACGGATGCCTAGTTTCCGTAGCGCGAGGCGATATCGCGCGACAGCGTCTCGCCTTCCTTCATGTAGCGGCTGATGGCTTCGGTGGCCGAAGCAGTGCACTGCGTATAGGTGCCACCGAAGGAACGATAGCCGCGATTGAAGCTGGCGATGAAGCCGGCGCGACGCTCCGGGTCCGGATTTTCCGAATCGAGCAGTTTTTCCATCTCGCCACGCCATTGGTCGCCCTTCTCGCCGCACAGATTGCGCAGGAAATGCAGCGAGCCCAGAACCTCCGCCAGCCGCATCAGCCCCGGCTCGAACGGCGACTCGGCACTGAACGCCGGCCGCACGGCCACGGCCGTGCTGACGGCAAGGCATAAAGCGACAAGAAAAGGAGCGCGGCTCATAAGTCTATGTGGCCAAACAATTTGTCGCCTGCAAGGCGTTTCCGGCGCGGCGGTTGAGGAATTCAGCGGCTTTCAGGGGAACCAGCAGATCGGCCAAGCAGACCTTCCGCCACCGCGAACACTGGACCGGCAAGCGGCAACGCCGCCATCTCGCGCAGCGTGTAGAAGGCGGCTGTCTCGGCATCGTCGCTGGCCACGGCCTCGCCGCCAATATAGGCAGCGCCGAAGACCGTGAGGCGGTAGTCGACTGGATGTAAGTCGTCCCTGCCGTCGATATGGATTTCCCTAAGCGGGCGGAAACCGGTGGCACGTAAGCCGGTCTCTTCCAGCAACTCGCGCCGTACCGCATCCTCCAGTGTTTCGCCGGCCTCGACCTTGCCGCCCGGAAAAGCATACAGCCCCTGTGAGGGCTGCCGCGCTCGCTTGACCAGCAGCACGGTGTCACCACGCACGACGGCCACCGAGACGGCCGGAAGTGTCTTGCGCTGTTCGTTCATGGTGTCCGATCGGGCTTGATGGCGGGTCTGTTGTGGACCGCCCAGCATGAGGAAGCTTTAGCGGTTGCGCAACGCCGCTTCCATCGCCACCTTCAACCCGAACCATTCGAAGGGCATCAATCGACAATGTGCGGACGTTTTGCCTTGACCGCGACGCCGGACCAGACCGCTGCCTTTCTGGGCTTGGCCGAGCTTGAGGATTTCCCGGCACGCTACAACATCGCGCCGACCCAGCCGGTGCTGATGGCCACCGCCGGCGCGCCGCGCGCGCCGGGCTCCAATCTGCCGGACCGGCAGCCGATGCTGGTGCGCTGGGGGCTCATTCCCGCTTGGGTCAAGGACACAAGGGAGTTTCCGCTGCTGTTCAATGCGCGCTCGGAAGGCGCAATCGAAAAGGCTTCGTTCAAGGCTGCCATGCGCCATCGCCGTGCATTGGTGCCGGCATCGGGCTTCTACGAATGGCGGCAGACTGGGGGCAAGAAGGGGCAACCCTATTGGATCCGGCCCAGGCATGGCGGGCTGGTCGCCTATGCCGGCCTGATCGAGACCTATGCCGAACCGGGCGGTTCGGAAATGGACACCGGCGCCATCCTGACGGTCAACGCCAATGCCGACATCGCCCATATCCACGACCGGATGCCGGTGGTGATCGATCCCAGGGATTTCGCCCGTTGGCTGGATTGCCGCACGCTCGAGCCGCGCGATGTCGCCGACCTGTTGCGGCCGGCGCAACTCGATTTCTTCGAGGCTATCCCCGTCTCCGACCTCGTCAACAAGGTCGCCAACACCGGCCCGGAGATTCAGGCGAGGGGCGAGATCGGGCCGGAGCCCGAGAAGGCCAGGCGCCAGAAGCCTGGCGCGGACGACAGTCAGATGACGTTGTTTTAGAGCATGATCCCGAAAAGTGGCCCCCGGTTTTCGGGAAAGATCATGCTCAAACGAAGGATTGGATACTGTTCGAGGCGTATATGAGCGCCTCATATCCGGCGCCTTTGGCGCCGGTCGCGCACCGCTTCAGGCTGCGCGGGGCGATACGATCTTCGGTGCCGGCTTCTTCTTCTTGGCGGTGTGAAGAAGGGCAGCGACAATCGCGGCCGGGCCGATCGCGCGATAGTGGCTGGCCAGCGCCGGTTGCTTGGCGCGGGTGGCTTCTTGCTTGCTTCGAGGCATGTTTCTCTTCCCAGGTAACGTTTTCGTGTTCGCGTTTGACCGTTGAATCGGACCAAATCGTGACGCTTGGTGATCTAGCCGGCGAATGTTTCATGACTGTGCCGACATGTTTAATAAAATGTTTCACTGCCTGATTCCGCGTGATCGGGCGACGCGTTTGCCAACCTTTACGGCGTTTTTCTCGGAAGCAGCGACTTGACGGCAACACTGGTCGAGGCGATAAAGCCGCGCATGAAAACGTCTTTCGCCATTTGTGGCATTTGCATTATTGGCTAGCCTCGCGCTGGTCCGGACGTTTTCGCCTCATCTTTCCCCAGATTGGACAAACGCCCCGGCCAGCAGGCTGGAGTCTGATTTGCGCATCGGCGCGCGGCTGGCTCCATCCAGATAAAAAGTTCTGAAACGGGAAGGCATGGAATGTCCGACGCATCGCAGGGCCTGCGCCTCTACAACACGCTGACGCGCACGAAAGAGAATTTCGTTCCGATCGATGCGCTCAACGTGCGCATGTATGTCTGCGGCCCGACCGTCTACGACTTCGCCCATATCGGCAATGCCAGGCCGGTCATCGTCTTCGACGTGCTGTTTCGCCTGCTGCGCCATCTCTATGGGCAGGAACATGTCACCTATGTGCGCAACATCACCGACGTCGACGACAAGATCAACGCGCGTGCGCTGCGCGATTTCGGCGGCGAAATCTCCGCCGGAAAGCTGTCGCTCAACGAAGCCATCCGGCGGGTGACCGAAAAGACCGCCGACCAGTTCCACAGGGACGTCGCCACGCTCGGCTGCCTGGAGCCAACTGTGGAGCCGCGCGCCACCGAATTCGTCGAGCCCCGCGCCGACGGCAAGGCCGACATGATCACCTTGATTCAAAGCCTGATCCAACGCGGCCATGCCTATGTCGCCGCAGGCGAAGTTCTGTTCGACACCGCATCGATGCCGGACTACGGCCAACTGTCGAAGCGCAATCTCGACGAGCAGCAGGCCGGCGCCCGCATTGCCGTCGACGCGCACAAGAAGAACCCCGGCGATTTCGTGCTGTGGAAGCTGTCTTCGCCGGAAGAGCCGGGCTGGAATTCGCCATGGGGCAGGGGCCGGCCGGGCTGGCACATCGAATGCTCGGCCATGTCGGCGGCCTATCTCGGCGAGGTTTTCGACATCCACGGCGGCGGCCTCGACCTGATCTTCCCGCATCATGAGAACGAGATCGCCCAGTCGCGCTGCGCCCACGGCACATCAGTCATGGCCAATGTCTGGATGCACAACGGCTTCCTGCAGGTCGAGGGGCAGAAGATGTCCAAGAGCCTCGGCAATTTCTACTCGATCCATGAGCTGCTTGAGACCGAGACCTTCGGCGGCCGCAGCTGGCCGGGCGAGGTTCTGCGGCTGGCGATGCTGATGACGCACTATCGCGAGCCGATCGACTTTTCCGTGCGCAAGCTGGAGGAGGCGGAGAACACGCTGCGCAAATGGAAACGCGCGGCGGATCTGGCGTCGACGGTCGGGCAGCTGCCGGCACAGGTGGTCGATGCCTTGTCGGACGATCTCGCCACCTATGCCGCCTTCCAGATTTTGACGCAACTGGCCAGCGAGGCAGCGGAAGGCAACGAAGCCGCCGCTGCGCTGAAGGCGTCGCTGCTGTTCCTCGGCTTTGATGTCGCCTCGGCAAAGGTGGATGAGGACAAGGTCGCCGAGGCAATCGCCAAGCGCCTCGCTCTCATCGCCGCCAAGAACTGGGCCGAAGCCGACCGCATCCGCGACGAGCTTCTAGCGCAAGGTGTACAATTGAAGGACGGCAAGGATCCGGCCACCGGCGAACGCATCACCACCTGGGAGGTAAAAAGATGATCGACCATCTCGGCATCGACGTCGCCGATTTCGACGCTTCGAAGGCTTTCTACGACAAGGCGATGGCGCCGCTGGGCGCTTCTCTGCTCTACATGGTGCCGCTGGAATATACCGGTGGCGCCAAGGTCGGTGGCTACGGCCGCGATCGGCCGGTGTTCTGGCTGCAGGAAGGCAAGGACAAGCCCAAGGCCCATCAGCATGTCGCCTTCACCGCGCGCAGCCGCGCCGAAGTCGACGCCTTCCATGCGGCGGCCCTTGCTGCCGGCGGCAAGGACAATGGCGGACCGGGTCTGCGCCCGCACTATCATCCGAACTATTACGGCGCCTTCATCTTCGATCCCGACGGCAACAATGTCGAGGCCGTCTGCCATGATCCGGAGTGAGCCATGAGCCTCGACAACCGGCCGGTCTACTCAGGCGGCTGCCAGTGCGGCGCGGTGCGCTTCCGCGTCGAGGGCACGCTTGGCGACGCGTCGGTCTGCCACTGCCGGATGTGCCAGAAGGCAAGCGGCAATTTCTACCTGCCGCTGGTCTCGGTGCGTGACGCCAAGGTCGACTGGACACGCGGCGAGCCCAAGCGTTTCCGTTCCTCCAATGCCGCCTGGCGCGGCTTCTGCGCCGAATGTGGCACGCCGCTGACCTTCGAGGCGCCCGACGGCATGGCGCTGGCGATCGCCGCTTTCGACGATCCGGCTGGTATCGCGCCGACCATTCAATGGGGTACGGAGGCAAAACTGCCTTATGTCGACACCATTCCGCAACTGCCGGGCGAGGACACGATGGCGGATATGGGGTCGGCTCCCTATCTCGCCGAGCTTGTCTCCTACCAGCATCCCGATCACGACACCGACCAATGGCCGCCGGAGGAAAGACCATGACCGAGACTGTCCGAACCGGCGGCTGCCAGTGCGGCGCCGTGCGCTTCCGCATCAAGGGGGCGCTCGGGCGCCCGTCCATCTGCCATTGCCGCATGTGCCAGAAGCAGTTCGGCTCGTTCTTCGGCGCGCTGGTGACGGTGCCCAAGGACGGTGTCGAATGGACCCATGAGGAGCCGAGCTATTTCCAGTCGTCGGTCAACATCGATCGTGGCTTCTGCGCCCGCTGCGGCACGCCGCTGACCTACCGCCAGCCCGGCGGGCTCGAGATCGCCATCGGCGCCTTCGACGACCGCTCGGATCTGGCGCCGCAAATCCAGGTCAACTATGCGGCCCGGCTGCCCTGGGTGGAAACTATTTTCGACCAGCCGGTCCACCAGGATCCCGACTATTACGCCAGGCAGGAGCAGATCATCTCCTTCCAGCATCCCGATCACGAAACGGCCAACTGGCCGCAACAGGGCCTGAAACTATGACCGTTCACAGCACTTCCTTGCGTACCCTCTATCCCGAGATCGAACCGTTCGACTCAGGCATGCTCGATGTCGGCGACGGCCACACGGTCTATTGGGAGCGTTCCGGCACCAAGGGCGCCAAGCCGGCCGTGTTCCTGCATGGCGGGCCGGGCGGCACCATCTCGCCAAAACATCGACGGCTGTTCGATCCAAAGCTCTATGACGTCATCCTGTTCGATCAGCGCGGCTGCGGAAAATCGACGCCGAATGCCTCGCTGGAGGCCAACACCACCTGGCATCTCGTCGCCGACATCGAGCGCCTGCGCGCAATGGCCGGCTTCGATAAATGGCTGGTGTTCGGCGGCTCCTGGGGCTCGACGCTGGCGCTCGCCTATGCCGAGACGCATCCCGATCGCGTCAGCGAGCTGGTGGTGCGCGGCATCTACACGCTGACCCGTGCCGAACTCGAATGGTACTATCAGTTTGGCGTCTCGGAAATGTTCCCCGACAAGTGGGAGCGTTTCGTGGCGCCGATCCCCGAGGCCGAGCGCGGCGACATGATGGCCGCTTACCGCAAGCGGCTGGTCGGGTCCGACCGCAAGGCGCAGCTGGAAGCAGCCCGCGCCTGGAGCCTGTGGGAGGGCGAAACCATCACGCTGCTGCCCGAACCAGAAACCAGCGGCAGGTTTGGCGAGGACGACTATGCCGTCGCCTTCGCTCGCATCGAGAACCATTATTTCGTCCATGCCGGCTGGCTGGAGGAGGGACAGCTTCTGCGCGATGCCTGGAAGCTCAAGGACATTCCCGGCACCATCGTCCATGGCCGCTACGACATGCCGTGTCCGGCGCGCTACGCCTGGGCGCTACACAAGGCCTGGCCGAAGGCCGATTTCCATCTGATCGAGGGCGCCGGCCATGCCTATTCGGAGCCCGGCATCCTCGACCGGCTGATCCGCGCGACGGACAAATTTGCAGGCAAATGACCATGACCCGCGAGCGCCTCTATCTCTTCGACACCACACTGCGCGATGGCCAGCAGACGCCAGGCATCGACTTTTCGGTCGAGGACAAGATCGCGATTGCAAAACTGCTCGACGAATTCGGCATGGACTATGTCGAAGGCGGCTATCCCGGCGCCAATCCGACCGACACGGCGTTCTTTCAGCAGAAACGCACGGCACGCGCCAAATTCGTCGCCTTCGGCATGACCAAGCGGGCGGGGGTGTCGGCGTCCAACGATCCCGGCCTTTCGTCGCTTGTACAGTCGAAATCGGACGCCATCTGCTTCGTCGCCAAGAGTTGGGACTACCATGTCCGCGTGGCGCTCGGCTGCACCAACGAGGAGAATCTGGAGTCGATCAAGACTTCGGTCGAAACCGCTGCCGCCGCCGGCAAGGAAGCGATGGTCGATTGCGAGCATTTCTTCGACGGCTTCAAGGCCAATCCGGACTATGCGTTGGCCTGCGCGAAGGCGGCATACGAGGCCGGCGCGCGCTGGGTGGTGTTGTGCGACACCAATGGCGGAACGCAGCCATCGGAGGTGCGTACCATCGTCGGAAAAGTCATCTCCTCAGGCATACCCGGCGATCATCTGGGCATCCATGCCCATGACGACACTGGCCAGGCGGTTGCCAATTCGCTGGCCGCGGTCGAGGCCGGCGTGCGGCAGATCCAGGGCACGCTGAACGGCATCGGCGAGCGCTGCGGCAATGCCAATTTGATCTCGATCATCCCGACACTGGCGCTGAAGCCGGCTTTCGCGGATCGCTTCGAGACCGGCATTTCGGCCGAGGCGCTGACCGGCATTTCGCGTCTGTCGCGTGCCTTCGACGAGTTGCTGAACCGTGCCCCGGAAGCACAGGCGCCCTATGTCGGCGCCTCGGCTTTCGCCACCAAGGCCGGCATCCATGCATCGGCGCTGGCCAAGGAACCGGCGACCTATGAGCATGTGCCCCCCGGAATCCGTCGGCAATCGCCGCCGCGTCATGGTTTCCGACCAGGGCGGCAAGGCCAATTTCCTCGCCGAGCTGAAGCGGCGCGGCATCGAGGTGCCCAGGGACCATCACCGGCTCGATGCGCTGATCGCGGTCGTCAAGGAGCGCGAGGCCGAGGGCTATGCCTATGAGGGCGCCGACGCGTCCTTCGAGCTGCTCGCCCGCAAGATGCTGCACGGCCTGCCGGAATTCTTTAACGTCACCTCGTTCCGCTGCATGGTCGAGCGCCGCTTCGACGCCAATGGCAATCTGAAGACCGTCTCCGAGGCCATCGTGAAGGTCGAGGTCGACGGTGAGGAGAAGATGTCAGTTGCGGAAGGCCATGGTCCGGTCAACGCGCTCGACATCGCGCTGCGCAAGGATCTCGGCAAGTACCAGAGCGAGATCGTCGACCTCGAGCTCGCCGACTTCAAGGTGCGTATCCTCAATGGCGGCACCGAGGCCATCACCCGGGTTCTGATCGAATCGCATGACGGCACTGGCGCGCGCTGGTGGACCGTCGGCGTGTCGGAGAACATCATCGACGCTTCCTTCCAGGCATTGATGGATTCGATCATCTACAAGCTGATGAAGAACCGCGAAATGGCTGGCTTGGTTGCCGCCGAATAAGGTTGAACCATCAGCGAAAGTCCATTGATCCATCAGAACTTTGTGATGGTCTTGCCAAGTTTACTGGGCCATAGCGTCGGGCCATGGTCACTGAAGCAATTACCCTGGACGCAGAGTCTAGAGCCCGTCGCGGCTTCCTGCTGGCGTTGGGCGCCTATCTCTTGTGGGGTTTGCTGCCCTTTTACATGAAGGCGGTGGCGCATCTGCCGCTTGCCGAGGTCATTGCCCACCGTATCGTCTGGTCCGTGCCGATCGCCGGGGCGGTTTTGGTCTGGGCCGGCCGCACGGCGGACTTCAAGGCGGCAATTCGCTCGCCGCGCACCATCGGCATGGCGGCGCTGACGGCGGCACTGATCTCGGTCAACTGGGGCATCTATGTCTGGGCGATCGCGGTCGACCGCACCGTCGAGACCGCGCTTGGCTATTACATCAACCCGCTGGTCAGCGTTGTCGTCGGCGCGCTGCTGCTTGGCGAGCGGCTCGGCCGGTTGCAGATCGCGGCGGTGGTGCTGGCAACGGTCGCCGTCACGGTGCTGACAATCGAGGGCGGCAAGCTGCCCTGGGTGTCGCTGGCGCTGGCGTTTTCCTTCGCCGCCTACGGCTTCTTCCGCAAGACGCTGCCGATCGGCCCGAGCCAGGGCTTTCTGCTCGAAGTGCTTTTGCTGTCCGTGCCGGCTCTCGGCTACATCGTCTACCTGATCGCGACCGGGCAGGACCACATCGTCTCCAGCACCGGCACCGACACGGCGCTGCTGATCGGCTGCGGTCCGGTCACATCGGTGCCGCTGCTTCTGTTTGCGTTCGGTGCCAAGCTTTTTGCGCCTCTCCACCATCGGCATCATGCAATACATCGCGCCGACCATGGTGTTCCTGATCGCGGTGCTGATCTTCGACGAGCCGTTCGGCACGGCACAGGCCATTGCCTTTGCCCTGATCTGGACGGCGCTGGCGATGTATTCCTGGTCGATGCTGGTTACGGCCCGCCGAGCCGCCGCTACAACCCGCGGCCGAGCCGCCTGACGAACAGGTAGGTGGCCAAAGCGATAACCACCGACACAGCCGTCACCACCCAGAAGCCCGCTGGCGTATCAACCAGTGGCAGCCCTCCGACATTCATGCCGAACAGACCCGAGATGATGGTCATCGGCAGCAGCACTGCGGTCATGACGGAGAGAACATAGAGGAGCTGGTTCGACTGCATGGTCAGCTTGGCCATCAGCTCGTCCTGCAACAACCTTGTGCGCGCTTGCAACGTAAGCGATGCGCCAAGGCACCTTGCAATAGGCCGATGAACATGGAGGTTTCGGGCCATGACATTGGAACATGCAAGCGGCGATACGGTCGCCGAGTTAAGCGGCGCCGCGGCGTCCGAAGATCTTACAACGGTGCCCGGGCGCGTGCGGCAACGAAGGCTGTGGAGTTGCACGGAGAAGCGCGCGTTGGTCGACCTGGCGAGCGCGGCGGGGTCGTCGGTGACCGAGGTCGCGGAAGCGTTCGGCGTAGCTCCGTCACAGCTCTATGCGTGGCGCAAGCAGATGGCCGGCGGGGAACTCGATGCCGATCAGGCGATGGCGACCTTCGCGCGCATCGACGTGAGCGATCTGCCGGATGTCGAACGCCCCGTCGCCGATTGCCCGGACCCGGCCGGCAGGATCGTCGTGGCCTTTCCGAACGGCGCGCGATTGCGGATCGACGGGACCGTCGATCCGACAGCGCTACGTATCGTCCTGGCGGAGTTGACCAGTTGATCACAGTGGTGCCGACCGACCGGATTTACCTTTGTTGCGGTGAGACCGATATGCGCCGCGGGATCAACAGCCTGGCACGCATGGTGCAGCAGGTGCTCGCGCTCGACCCGCATACCGGCGCGATCTTCTGCTTCCGTGGACGCAAGGGTCATATCATCAAGATTCTGGCGCATGACGACCAGGGGTTCTGCCTTTTTACAAAACGGCTTTCCGAGGGTTGTTTTGCCTGGCCGACGACCAAGGATCAGGTGACTGTGTCGCTTACCAAGGCAGAGCTTTCGCTGCTTCTGGAGGGGATCGATTGGCGCCGGCCGAGCAAGACCTATCGGCCGCGTTTGGCTGGCTGATTTTGCTCGTTTCTTATTGATTTTGTGTCGATTTTGCTTCCGTGACGAGGGTCTTTCGGGTATGTAATTTGGGTGTCGGAACAAGCTCCCTCAACCGCTGATTTCTTCGCTCGGATCGCCCTTCTGGAGGCGGCCGTTTCTGCCCGTGACATCGCCATTGCCGAACGGGATGAGCAGCTGCGAAGAGAGCGCGCCGAGGCCGCACTTCGCATCCAGCGCCTGCAGCTGCGGATCGATCGCTTCAACCGCAAGGCCTTCGGCCGCTCCTCCGAGAAGCTGGGCCAGATGCGGCTCGAACTCGAAGATCTCGAGACCGATTTCGCCGCCAGCGTGCCCGATATCGAGCTGCCCATCGTTGCTGACACCGACAAGGTCCGGGTGTTGCCGGTGCGTAAGCTCAACCCGAACCTGCCGCGCAAGCGGGCCGTTCGCGAGCCGTCTTGCGCATGTTGCCCGGGCTGCGGCGGCGATCTGCGCGCCATGGGCGAAGATAGCGAGGAGATGCTCGATCTGGTCGCCCAGGCCTGGCAGGTGATGGAGACCATTCGACCCAAGTACAGCTGCCGGACCTGCGATAAAATCATCCAGGCGCCGGCGCCAGCCAAGGCCATTGCACGCGGTAAGCTCAGCTATGCCGCGCTCGCCCATATCATGATGGCGAAGTGGGGTTATCATCTGCCCTTCTACCGTCTGGCCCAGATGATGGCCGCCAAGGGCGTCGATATCGAGCGATCCACGCTTTCGCGCAGCGCCGGCTACGCCGCCGCTTTGCTCGATCCGATCTACAACCGCATCCGTGAGATCGGCCGTACCCGCACCAAGATTCATACCGACGACACGCGGCTTCCGATCCTGGCGCCCGGCAACGGCAAGACCCACAAGGGCGCGCTCTGGGTTTACGTCGCCGACGACCGCAATTCGGGTTCGCAGGAGCCGCCGATCGCCTGGTATCGCGCCACCATGGGCCGCGCCGGCGAGAGCGTAATGACCGAGCTCGCCGGATTTGCCGGCACGCTCCAGGCCGACGGTTTCAGCGGCTATAACCAGCTCTACAAGGGCGGCGCCATTCGAGAAGCTGCCTGCCTGGCCCATCTGCGTCGCAAGATATTCGACGTTCACGACAGCCAGCCGACCGAGCTCAGCACGACGGCGATGGCCGGTATCCAGGCGATCTACCGGATCGAGGAAGAGATACGGGGGCTCCCGCCCGCCGAGCGATTGGCCGCACGACGAAGTCGGACCCGACCACTGGTCCGCGCGCTGCGACGACAGCTCATGCGCCAGGGCAAGGGTTTGTCGCGCCATGCCGATATCGCGAAGGCCTTCGCCTATGGCACCAACCGATGGCGCGCGTTCAATCGCTTCCTCTACGATGGCCAGCTCGAGCCCGACAACCTGATCGCGGAGCGGGCGATTCGTGGATTTACAGTCGGCAGGCGCAACTGGCTTTTCTCGGGCAGCTTCGCCGCGGCAGAGCGGTCAGCGGTCGTGCTCAGCATCATTGAGACCTGCAAGCTCTGCGGCGTCGATGCCGAAGCCTACATGGCCGATGTCACCGAGCGCATCCAGAACGACTGGCCAGCCTCGCGATGGGATGAGCTGATGCCGTGGAATTGGGTGCGCCGCCAAGCGATGCCGCTCTCCTTGGCGGCATGAGCGCAATCGATGACATGGCGCTGTCGGACGAGGCGCTCGAGGCCTGGATGGCCATCAAACCCGCCCCCCGCCCGCTGGTGCGGACGATGTCGGCGCTGGATGGCTTCGTAACGGCGGCGGTCACCGGGCCGCGGTTCCCGGACCCGCAAGACTGGATGTGCCCGCTCATGGGGTTGCCGCGCGACGTCCTGGCCAAAGGATCTGCAACCGATCACGCCGTGTTTGCCAGCGTCGCCAGGATCCACAACCGGATCAACGAGACGCTCTTCGACAGACCGCAGGACTATGCGCCCCGTTTCGCCACCAAGCCCAGCGGCGGCATCGACCCGCGGCCGTGGTGCCAGGGGTTCTACGCGGCCATCAATCTCAACATCAAAAAATGGAAACGGCTACTCGACCTCGACAACCCCAACCACGGCCTGCT is a genomic window of Mesorhizobium huakuii containing:
- a CDS encoding GFA family protein, with the protein product MSLDNRPVYSGGCQCGAVRFRVEGTLGDASVCHCRMCQKASGNFYLPLVSVRDAKVDWTRGEPKRFRSSNAAWRGFCAECGTPLTFEAPDGMALAIAAFDDPAGIAPTIQWGTEAKLPYVDTIPQLPGEDTMADMGSAPYLAELVSYQHPDHDTDQWPPEERP
- a CDS encoding VOC family protein, producing the protein MIDHLGIDVADFDASKAFYDKAMAPLGASLLYMVPLEYTGGAKVGGYGRDRPVFWLQEGKDKPKAHQHVAFTARSRAEVDAFHAAALAAGGKDNGGPGLRPHYHPNYYGAFIFDPDGNNVEAVCHDPE
- a CDS encoding SOS response-associated peptidase, with translation MCGRFALTATPDQTAAFLGLAELEDFPARYNIAPTQPVLMATAGAPRAPGSNLPDRQPMLVRWGLIPAWVKDTREFPLLFNARSEGAIEKASFKAAMRHRRALVPASGFYEWRQTGGKKGQPYWIRPRHGGLVAYAGLIETYAEPGGSEMDTGAILTVNANADIAHIHDRMPVVIDPRDFARWLDCRTLEPRDVADLLRPAQLDFFEAIPVSDLVNKVANTGPEIQARGEIGPEPEKARRQKPGADDSQMTLF
- a CDS encoding TIGR02301 family protein codes for the protein MSRAPFLVALCLAVSTAVAVRPAFSAESPFEPGLMRLAEVLGSLHFLRNLCGEKGDQWRGEMEKLLDSENPDPERRAGFIASFNRGYRSFGGTYTQCTASATEAISRYMKEGETLSRDIASRYGN
- the tnpA gene encoding IS66-like element accessory protein TnpA → MTLEHASGDTVAELSGAAASEDLTTVPGRVRQRRLWSCTEKRALVDLASAAGSSVTEVAEAFGVAPSQLYAWRKQMAGGELDADQAMATFARIDVSDLPDVERPVADCPDPAGRIVVAFPNGARLRIDGTVDPTALRIVLAELTS
- the cysS gene encoding cysteine--tRNA ligase; this translates as MSDASQGLRLYNTLTRTKENFVPIDALNVRMYVCGPTVYDFAHIGNARPVIVFDVLFRLLRHLYGQEHVTYVRNITDVDDKINARALRDFGGEISAGKLSLNEAIRRVTEKTADQFHRDVATLGCLEPTVEPRATEFVEPRADGKADMITLIQSLIQRGHAYVAAGEVLFDTASMPDYGQLSKRNLDEQQAGARIAVDAHKKNPGDFVLWKLSSPEEPGWNSPWGRGRPGWHIECSAMSAAYLGEVFDIHGGGLDLIFPHHENEIAQSRCAHGTSVMANVWMHNGFLQVEGQKMSKSLGNFYSIHELLETETFGGRSWPGEVLRLAMLMTHYREPIDFSVRKLEEAENTLRKWKRAADLASTVGQLPAQVVDALSDDLATYAAFQILTQLASEAAEGNEAAAALKASLLFLGFDVASAKVDEDKVAEAIAKRLALIAAKNWAEADRIRDELLAQGVQLKDGKDPATGERITTWEVKR
- the pip gene encoding prolyl aminopeptidase, which gives rise to MTVHSTSLRTLYPEIEPFDSGMLDVGDGHTVYWERSGTKGAKPAVFLHGGPGGTISPKHRRLFDPKLYDVILFDQRGCGKSTPNASLEANTTWHLVADIERLRAMAGFDKWLVFGGSWGSTLALAYAETHPDRVSELVVRGIYTLTRAELEWYYQFGVSEMFPDKWERFVAPIPEAERGDMMAAYRKRLVGSDRKAQLEAARAWSLWEGETITLLPEPETSGRFGEDDYAVAFARIENHYFVHAGWLEEGQLLRDAWKLKDIPGTIVHGRYDMPCPARYAWALHKAWPKADFHLIEGAGHAYSEPGILDRLIRATDKFAGK
- a CDS encoding NUDIX hydrolase, giving the protein MNEQRKTLPAVSVAVVRGDTVLLVKRARQPSQGLYAFPGGKVEAGETLEDAVRRELLEETGLRATGFRPLREIHIDGRDDLHPVDYRLTVFGAAYIGGEAVASDDAETAAFYTLREMAALPLAGPVFAVAEGLLGRSAGSPESR
- a CDS encoding GFA family protein — its product is MTETVRTGGCQCGAVRFRIKGALGRPSICHCRMCQKQFGSFFGALVTVPKDGVEWTHEEPSYFQSSVNIDRGFCARCGTPLTYRQPGGLEIAIGAFDDRSDLAPQIQVNYAARLPWVETIFDQPVHQDPDYYARQEQIISFQHPDHETANWPQQGLKL